The DNA sequence GCCAATCGAAGGTGAAATGCAGAACATGGATTCTATACAAGTTGTAATAATAACACAACagtgtaatattaaaataatttaattgtacattTCGACAATTAGATTTTGACAAACCTATACATATCTGCTGTCATTTGCAGTCGTAGCAACGTTGttccttttttaaaattaaaatataactgtCAGAATCCATGAACAACGAAAACTATATCATAACCAACTTGTGGTTGATTCACAGATATTATTTACACTTACATAATTATCACATTGGTTCAAAAGCTTTGTCATCTATTCATtagtttcattaaaataaaagatggaATTTTCAATGGTGTTTGAAGAAAGATTTTCAATTTTGCGaaacattttcaattaataaaaataaaactttaaatctaaagttttaattttatttgatgacCAAGCTTTGGCGCCAAtccaatattaatttctaatattatatatcagaAATATATTCGCAATGATTTgttaaaatagatattgacCGAAAATGGTCTACTTAAAAACGCCACGTCAGGTGAACtatactatttaaaaaatatggcGAACATGAAggatttcatttaatttcacgcAAATTCGTTATAACGGTATGAAAATAATGTGGTGGAGGTGCGGAGGATAAAAACGCTAGTATGCGTAAACATgtatacgttaattaaatggTTATTATGCATGAGTGAGCTTAccttaagtattaaaaaagagaataagTGTAAGTTATGTGTACTTAGCGCCCACTGTTGTGTCCGCAACATGAAATTCAGAGTTTCAGACTTAATTTATTCAGAATTACTGCTTCGGCAGGTGAACTCGTTTTTGCATAATTTGCCTCGTACATCAGAAGCAAAACACCACATTTAACTTTGAACAATTTTCAAACTTTGCGCTGAATTATATCCTCCTAGACCGACCAACCAGACATTCTacaaaaagaaacagaaaagataaattttcataCCTCTTATTCTCCGTATGTTTAAAGTTTTTCTCTCGCTAAATACTCTAATGCTTCTCTTTAAAATCACTGGCCGTTGTTGGTCGATGTCATCGTTTTAATAAGAGAAGGCCGAATATGTTTTTGCGAATCTTAGCTTTTTACAAATGCGTAAAAATGATTCTCATATTCTACGTAATACAATACAACAATTGACGTAACCATGCGACAATTGAAAAAGATTATTCTTCGTACTTGTCTACGGTATGACTATAGAATTCACCTTGAAATGATAACTCCTACCATAGAGTTCGATTCGTCGTAATACAATAACGTTCGAAGTTATTGAATCACATCTCACGCTTATTGTTCTCGATGACTATAGATAGTGGACAATATGGATACCGTCAATTTGAGGTCTATCTCATGTAACATGACAATGCTGAATATTTACGGATAAAATAATGCTTGCAAAAGACAATTCAATgagtaaaaagtattttagatctttcaattaaaatttttaagtttgtaaaagatatttatatataagattatatatataaatttaagtataAGTTTAAAAGATCCATTTAATAGTAGGTTTaggcaataatttttttagatttacattaaaaatttttaaacttttaacatatataaaatatataaaacgtaaacTTTGTCTCGTTTCTTGTATTAAATTTgtggaattaatattttaaaaatattactatgACTATTATAGTTATAGCGGTAACATACAgaatatttcagaaataaaCGACCAAACATTGGAAAATCTTCTATTCTTAAGAATGAGAAAGTTATACGGTTATGTatgcagaatttttttttttttttttttctgaattatggatattttatctttatagtTTTCATCTGTGATAGAATATTGCGAGAACGTCGAAAGgacataaaaatgtaattttaaagtgaatctcgttcttctttttactttaagAGATATGTGTCGCAGGTGAAACGCTCGGCATCGATGCTGCATATGGAACGTATCATCTGTGATAACGTTAGACTAGCACGTCTCTCTTGTTTGGTAGCTTATTTCCGACGCATCCTATTTTCTAGTCACGGCCTAGAGTATTACGTCATCTGGTGTCGCGAAGGTCCTGATGCGAATAAACAAGCGTCACGAGGAATGATCGATTGATCTATCGTCGCTGGGATGCGATAACGGAGAAGACTGGGAAAATACGACAAGGGCGATTAATTCACGACACGACATTCGCCATCGTGTGAGACCGAGTTTACTTTGAAAGTACAAGGGGGGTGATTTCCGCCTACGGAAATCCTAAATCGATGTGACTTAGGATAGTAGTCGGTTACGTGTCGCTCGCGCCTACGAGAATCACGTGGGGTCACGCGATTGGGGGTGTGCTGGAAGCAGCCTCCTCGTTGCTGTTCTCGATCGGCCTGTGCGATAAATGGTACTGCCGCGCCTTTTCCTCCCAGTGTTTTTCGCCAGCTAACACCCtgaaattaaatgtacattAATCGAACAGTTCTAATGATAATAACGTAACAGTAggaataaaaatctatttgcCTGGAGCTTGTATCGTCGAACAACCACTTTCGCTTTTGCAAAGAACGTTTTAGcgatatttcgaaattataaCATGTTACAGAACACTCCCTGAATGAATAATCGATATAgatatttttgattaattgAATTCAAAGGCTCAACTGTAATATTCATATGATTTGTATCCTTACACAATACGCTCAAATCATTTCGTCCTATTTCGGTTTAATTCTGGCTGACTGTATACACCGTTTGAATATAGATCACTCGTGAGCAATACTGCACGTAACAACTGTAACAGCCATGTAGCGTAACAAATGGGCACGTACCGTCTGGTGTTGTCGCTAACTAAACTGTCCGGTGCGCCATAAACGGGTGGATTCGCGTAAGGATCGTAGCCGAGCACAGAGAGCATCGGCGCGATGTCCGCCATCTCCCTCACCACGTCCTCGGGAATGTTGCCGACCCACTTGGTCAGCGCCGCCAGATTTACAGGCTTTATGATTTGGTCCGACGACCTCTCGACCCTGTCGTCGAACGTGATTTCAACGTTAATATCGTGAAACGTCATTGTGCACGCGCGCACGTTCTAATAATTTCGTTACGTATTATTTTAGCAGAATGACACTTCCACcgttattgtaaatattatcTCGGTAAAAAGTATTACACTCATCGGCaatgtgaaagaaaaattaatttcttgtattataataccattctcgcattaattataaagcatTATTATATCACcgtgttattattaatacgagAAGCAGCGTTTTGTCGCGTTACATTATCACGTTATTGTGTCAGTTCAGGATTAATATTGTATCATAACGCGTGACTTTAACATATGCGCCGGCGGTACATGCGCCGCGCTCGATTTCTGGAATACTGTTAGATCTAAATGCGCTGCTATTTCCACCGTTCTTCTCTCTTACTTGCTCAGAGGCACTCCGCCAGGTTTGTTAATGAATTCCTCGTGATGCATGACGGACTCATTCCACGGCACGTCCAGATAGTTTAATATCTTCTTCATCCATTGACGCGGATGCAGCACCAGCTGTTCATAAGGGACCATCAAACATCTCTCGGGTCCTAATTCCTTGCATTGGCCGTACATTACAGAAATTGCGTGATTCCACCTAATGAGAGACTGCCGGTAAGACGATAAGTCAAATCCCGTTATGGTGACCTATGAAAAGAATTTACGTCACTAAGAGAATCATATCTTttgcattatatgtataagtacaTTCAGAAAAAAAGGGTAACGTGACATATACGATACGACGTGTACGGATTATAAAGAtcaagaatattaaaaatgagaaaaaaacattgcaaagatgattaatgaaaaagctcctcaacttaaaaaaatatatatagtcagcaattttgtttaaaacgTGACTCGATAGAGGAATGACATAACTGTCGCGAATaactgaatatattttttagaaaaaaaaaaaaaaaaaaaaagaagcgtgaCGTTACGcgaagctttttttttaccttcctGGATATGATGGAATGCACCGTCGCGCGTCCGTCGCGTAccatgaatataaattttgcgtTCGGGAAGAGCTCGAGGATGTACGAGCCCATCTTCAGCGTGAGTGGATCCTTGTTGCACAACCTCGGTGCGGGCTCGGCATGTCGCGCTATTATTTCCAAGCAGAATGCCGCTATCGCGCTGTCGATCACCTAAAAAAAAGTGGTATACTCTCAATATCTTAAGCTTCGTAAAGTTCTCCCCTTTGTTCCAAAGGGCGAGACACCGCTCTCCTCCCTTCGATCCTCGCACGCgcaaattttaatgttaagtaTTCACGAGAGATGAGAGTTTGGACAAGTTATCGCCGACCTCTTACATCAGCTCCGTAGACCAACACGCGGCCCGGCTTTACACAGATTCGCACGGACGgcaaactttataatttcacGTCGCGGtgatataattattcaaactacgtatgcaaatttttaaagcCTTCACTTAGTTTCAGCGGAAAGAGATGAGCATTTAAATACCGAGCAAGCGTCCGAATAAATATGCCGCGGGAACTTTTGCGGAGTGCTCCTCGTCTTGTTTTCCAAGTGCGGATGAAGAGAAGTGTACCGCTTTCGATAAAATAGAGGGGGAAGGGAGAAAAACGCCGGAAACTTTTTCCTACCGCGAATTTTTTCGCGATACTTAAATTATTCAGATCCGCCGCCCCATCCCCTCCTCGCGCTGAAATAAATTCTCCTCTGTGCTCTTCAGAACGCGAACTTACCTCTTTCGAGATCCCCGCCTCGGTGAGCCGTACGTTTTCCTTCTCGGATTTGGACCAGTGCATCTTCATCTGGAGAATCCGAGGTATTACTCTGGTTTCTTGACCGCACCTTGAACAAACACCGCGGAAATAAGATTCTCAGTTCAAGATTACTTCAACCGATTCCCGATTCGCCACAGATTTCGGCTCGAAGCTCTACTTTTGCGATACGtgtacgtattttaatttaatgttgcCGCGCGCATatagaatatacatatacgtagaAATAGCGATCCGCTGTGGAAAATTAAATCCGGGTCAACGCATATTTACAAGTGTTGACGTGTgtgcaataatataattatccgCTCTTCACTTTTGACGCTTTTCcactttaatgaaattaaattatagtttttattaaatttatttaatgtagcGAATATCAATTGAGATGACGATTCCACTTACCTCACGTCAGGATGCGCGTCGAGCATGGCACGCATTAGGGTTGTACCCGATCGTGGTACACCGCCGATGAAAATAAGCGGCATATTACGGTCGTACGTGTACGTCTTGCGATCAAACGGCCCGATGACGAATTTCTGTCCGGCAAAaagtaaagattaaaaattgaaaatattaacgaaacaatATCTTACGTCTGCTTTCAACAATCTATTCGCAATGCCGAAGTAATATTACGCATGATAACTTTACGTAAgagttaaaatattgtataagcGTTTACAACATATTTTTAGGAACTTACCTATGTCagagtacaaaaaaaaaaaaaataaatgttataaaaaacgTTTCACGAGCGAATCGACGTGAGTTACCGTCTAAAGCGAGCTCCAACGTTAGTGAATTCTATTCTTTGTGCGGGTCTTCGAAATAGACTATTGAAGAGTAGTTTAGTGAAAATTCGCGACCCCTTTTCACGGCTTGGTGAACTTTTAACATTGAATACCTCCGCACGGCATACATGTTTGGACTAAAACGTGactcaaaattaaatgaaaagtGGGAAAATCTGTCATTTATTCGCATGGAGATTAATTTCACGGAGAgcattttatgttttatgcCGTTCAGAATTTGGAGGACCATCGATAATCCAATttgtaccaaaaaaaaaaaaaaaaaacaagtttcACGCTCGGCCAGTTCAGCTCGCTATCTTGCGACATAACTGATACAAGCGACGTACTTAGAAACACTTTTTACAAGTTACGCTCATAAGTAAGTGGGATATAAACTCTTGCTCGTCGTTTTCGTTCCGGCATTTTACCGTAACTACCTTAACGCAATTAAAGTAAGTctgcaagaaaattaataaaagcgcCTGCAAGTCGACGGGCAGGTAGCGGAAGTAGATCGGGAAAGGCGCGGAGAGTTAGCCTGGAAGTTAGACACGTCGTCGTGTATCGACTTCGCCGGTGAAGGCAAGTTTGTCGAACTATTCTTCAGGAACGTCGGACATCCCTTTCTCTACGCTCAGCAGCGGCAGTTTGGCGTTGATTAAGGCCAAGACGAAGCTTCAGGAGTTGCAGGCTGCCTGCCCGCTAATACGTGGCCTGACGGTTTATTAAgttcgtatacatatatatacatatatatatatatatttctttttttctctaatttgTCAGCTGCAGAATAAAACAAGATGCGAATCTAACGAgtcctatttttttcccttttcttcttAAACGTAAACGTTTTGTACGTTGTCTCTTTAACGATTTTCTTAACAAAGCAAACTGGCTGGTGcaaatcttaatttatttcgggCGAACCTAAGTAATACAGATGTTTGCGCTTAAACATATGTATTCCACTCAGCGTCGGAGTTAATAAAGTACCTTCAGCGTCACGTAGGAAAGGCCGGGCAATGTTTTGAGACGGTCCAAAATCAACAACAAAGTTTCTCGTTAAGAAATACTTGGGGAAAACTAATGATGGAAATTATAAGAGCGCCGAGGAGAGACCGGGACGTTTATCGAGTTGAGAAAAAGTTCCCGGGCAACATCTCAGCTGCTATTTCAATAGAAAGATTGTACTTTTAACAGCGGAGAAATATCGAGACGGAATAAATGTATAAGAAGACGCGTAGAAGGATTCAATTTCGCGGGGTGAAGAgataacgtttaatttaaacgtaaaGTATGTATATTCGAATTTAAACGAGCTCCCCGTGAGCGAACCTCATTGTCGAGTCCGCGTAACATATATCGCTCGATTGGCAAACCCGGTCGAATTCGATATTTGCGCGGAAACGAAGCTTTTAACAACTGGACGCAATTAATACTTTGACAGCCATTAATTGCCGATTAATAATGTGGAAACCTTGCCGCACCAGCCGCGATAATACACTATACTAGTATTATATT is a window from the Cardiocondyla obscurior isolate alpha-2009 linkage group LG01, Cobs3.1, whole genome shotgun sequence genome containing:
- the Tpst gene encoding protein-tyrosine sulfotransferase — its product is MLLSSRGGRKGPIACLVGLFLLFALYQLGIICGSTRNMPTAVMVSKEKFVIGPFDRKTYTYDRNMPLIFIGGVPRSGTTLMRAMLDAHPDVRCGQETRVIPRILQMKMHWSKSEKENVRLTEAGISKEVIDSAIAAFCLEIIARHAEPAPRLCNKDPLTLKMGSYILELFPNAKFIFMVRDGRATVHSIISRKVTITGFDLSSYRQSLIRWNHAISVMYGQCKELGPERCLMVPYEQLVLHPRQWMKKILNYLDVPWNESVMHHEEFINKPGGVPLSKVERSSDQIIKPVNLAALTKWVGNIPEDVVREMADIAPMLSVLGYDPYANPPVYGAPDSLVSDNTRRVLAGEKHWEEKARQYHLSHRPIENSNEEAASSTPPIA